The window TGCATCAGCAGATCAAGTCCTTGCGTGGTTCATTCAACCAGAAACTAAAGAAGCTCCCTGTCAGCAGAGAGTCAGTCAGCTCTTCGTTTGTAACAGCATTCGACGAATCAGAGCTTATGGACGATGATATGGACGATGATGTGATTTGTTCAGAAGCTGAAGATAAATATTTTGGTGAATCTTTGAAAGAACATGAAGAAGACAGTGCAGATGCAGTAAATAAATCAAGGACAAAGGAATTTGCATTGGAAAACAGCATATCAGTCATTCCCTGGCGTCAATCCTTAATCTTGCAAGAACCAATCCAGTCAGAGTCACCTAAAATCAGAGACTCTTTAAGGAAGAGCATAGCTCTCTCTTCATCATGTCTCAGGAATCAGAATAGCCTGGCGCAGAGCATAAAGTCCACCTGTTTTGCAGAGAGCCAACATATCAGATCATCTTTACGTGGAAGCACGATATTCGCAGGTTCTACAGAGTCTCTAGCTGCAAGTCTGCGGAGAGGCTTGGATATTATTGACAATCCGCAAAACCCTGCATTAAACCGATGCTCAGTTTCTTTGTCTTCTGATAACTTGACCATGCAACCTTCCACAGAGATACTACAAGATGATAAACCTTTAACAGATGATCGACTACCTCTGTCGCCATTCTGTTCTTCCTGCAGACTTTGCAGCTCCAAGTTATCAAGTGTAGTTGAGGGAGTAAGTATATCAAGTGATATAGCAGAGAAAGTatgttttatagtttttaattaaaatgacAGTTATCCTGAAGCTAACATTGTTGGATTCATTGTGAATCAGGATGGAAATCATGTGGAAGGGGTTATTGAGAAGCAGCAAAAGCTTGAAAAGTTGTGCATAGAGCAAGCAGCCAAGATTGAACAGCTAACGCGCCTGGTAACCCAACTTTTGTGTCTTATGTCTATTGAAAACTTGAATCACACATATGGTTTAGCAGTCTGGTTACTAAATTATATCTTCTTCAGGTAGAGCAACACAAGCTTCAAACTGAGGATGAAACAGAAGAACTTGTGGGAGCAAGTAAAGGAGAACGACTTCCTTCTGCAAATGAAAACCAGGTTGGTACTTACTTCAGCTTACTCTGACCATATCTATAGTGgaaaaatatgagaaattgTAACATATATCCCAATTAAATGGTTCTGCAGTATCTCAGCTGTACTGATGTTGTTGAGAGTGGCCAAGCAGAAGTCATAACTGAAAAATATGACGTAAAACAAATCCGGGATGACGACTCCAAAAAGACAGACTTTGATATTGGCGAGAAGGAGGCATTACTCAAAGAAATTGAAGATCTGAAAGCCAAGTTGCAGACGCCTGTAACCATGTCCACTGACGAACTGAGGTCATCTCTGTTGGCTCGTTCATTTCAACTCCGTAACAAGACTTCTGAAAaagatatagaagaagaaagactcaAGTGCACAGAAATGGAAAGCGAGTGGATATCATTGACCGATGAACTCAGAGTTGAGATTGAAACTCAACGTACGCGTGCAGAGAAAGCTGAAGCACAGCTTAAACAAGAGAAACTATCTTCTGAGGAGTTAGAGGATGCACTTCGAAGATCTGTTCTAGGTCATGCCAGGTTTGTTGAACACTACACAGAGCTACAAGAGAAGTACAACGAATTAGGATCAAAGCATAAAGCAACAGTGGAATGGATAACAGAGTTGAAGAAGGCAGTAGCAAAGGCTGGAAAAAAGGGTTGCGGTTCTCGTTTCGCTAAGTCACTTGCTACTGAGCTCTCAGCTCTTAGAGTAGAAAGAGAACGAGAAAGGGATTTGTTGAAGAGAGAAAACGTAAGCCTTAAGATTCAACTAAGGAATACTGCTGAAGCTGTTCATACTGCTGGAGAAGTTCTTGTTAGACTCAGAGAAGCCGAACAATCAGCATCAGCTGCTGAGGTAACAAAACAAAGTTGTCATATTCTAATTGATGAAAATCATGGTTTGTGAGTGTGAcattattgttttctgagttttgGCCTCCCACTATGAACATATTTGGTTGCAGGAAAAGCTCaatgaagcagaagaagaaaacgagaagctaaagaagaaaatggaaaagtTGAAGAGGAGACACAAGTTGGAAGTGGCAACAATCAAAAAGAATCTAAAGCAAAACACGCTACCAGAATCTGCATTGCAGCCACTAAATCAGAAGAACTCAGCTATCGAGGAAGAAGGAATGTAGAAACATATACCACAGCGCATAACTTGAAGACCCTTCTTGGATCTGATTGGTATATACACACACACCTTTGTTCTGCTTATTTTTCCCCTTGGtgctaataataatattctgaTGTCCTTTTTCCACAAGGCAttttggttttggctttttCCCCGTTGAATTATTTGTTCCACTGTATTTGATTTGAATAATCTTGGTTGTGGCGTGCAGACTTggtaattcatttttttatttgttcatcttGATTTTATGAATCTTATGAGAAAATCTTATGAGATATAATAAGACTTTGATTGACGAGAATCCTCTTTTGCCAAATCGACGGTGGCttactttttgttaaaataaaatccGCTTGgctcaccaaaaaaaagaaaactcacaTTCTATGATATATGAGTGCCGTAGTGGTAAAGAAATTGGAAAGTTTTTGTGTATATGGAATATTTCTAGTTATGATTTTATATACGATTGCTAAGCTAAAAGCTAAAAGGCAATAAATCTCTACattatggaaacaaaaatatacgGACACATAAAAGAGGAAACTAGAAGCATAGAAGCTAATCAAGCTCATCTAATCTAAGTTGTTCCAATTATCATCTAAGAATTACACAGCTCTAGAAGAAACTCAGAACGATGCAGGCTACTCCATTGGTAAGTTATTCTCTGTTTTACTACATCTTTTTCCAATAAATAATCTATACTTTTCTTGATTCTCCTCTAATATTTCCAGCGTAACTTTATGAACAGACATGTGTTTTTGGTGTGAATATTGGACTCAAAGGTTACGAAAAGATGTTAAATAAAATCTACCAGGGCATTGGAGGTAATTAAAGAACTTTGAGTCTTGAAGATTTTCTTGTCAATTACCCAAGACTAATTAAAACTGTGTTGTCATCCTCTGAAACATTTAAAGGTTTAAAGCTCGATGTGTCAAACTGGTTGGTATATCTACGGGGAGAAGTTGATCCTATAGTATTCATTAAGAAATTGTATGTAGCGAGAAGGTACGTTGAGCTTTTCCGAATTGATTATGGATATGAAGAGAATCCACAAGGAACCCGGAGACCAAATTCCCACTTCatggtttgtttatatttctcacaacttctttcctttttcactACTTCCCGTACTTATCAATGGTTTTGAATTTAACATTGTGTGTTTTTGGCTTCTGTAGAGATGTTGCTTCGAGCTAAACACATTAGAAATAAGTTGGTATAAGAAAATCATAGGAGCTTTGAAGACCATCCAAGGTTCAGTATTTTTCTCTAGCTAGATCATCAATTTTTGGACAAAaatgttttaggtttttgtttagttttgattcATGTGGGTTTGGTTTCAGGTGTATCATTTACCTTAGACGCACAACCAGCTATGGGATATCCGATGGCATACTTATGTGGGAACATTGAAATTGGAGTGCTCATGAAGATGCTCGTGAAGACAGGGATTGAACTGTCGGCAATGGAATATGGTGTCGAGTATAAAGATGCAAACTTAAACCCACCTCCCAAGAAACTTGAGGCTCCTCCTGCAAATGGAACTGAGACACAGCCCACAAAAGACACGGTGCCTCCTACACCTAAGGTTGTTAGTACATCATTAACGGAGCACAAACAAGTCATATACAAGAAGCCTCGCGGTTTTAGACggttattttgtaaataaaatcatGTCGTCATTAGAACCATAGCATCATTGTTTTGGAGACCAAAGAAAGGATCATTAAATAACACGTTTGaatgcaattattttttatttgtagatGACGTTTAAATACGTAAGAAGATAAATAATGTTTAATAcgaaagaagaaatatatatagaacaaaacGTTATCGTGCAAGCAGCCAGCTTTCTTAAGGGCTCCCCAACGTGACTCGAcgctgatatatatataacatattaacataTTCACTTTTTGCTCGGTTGGCAATGAAATGGGtttgttattacttattagtacTTTTTTTAGTGCCTCGTTTGAGTGCAATTGTAttcttaattatgtttgttGATAATCTTTGGttcgaaagaaagaaatataatgtTTTCATACATAACGATCACATGTTAAGTATGTTAAGTAGTAATGCATTTGTTTAGATTAGTTCTCAATTTCAGTCAGTCACATGGGAGTAATAAATgataattttgattatttttctcaTTGTGATTATAATAGTGCAATTATGATGTTTGAGATTTGACCAAAAGTGTATGTAGAACACATGTTATCGTGCAAGCAGCCAGCTTTCCGAAGGTGACTCGACGCTATTATAGATGAACTCATATTAATTACAACTTAAAACGACagataagcatatatatatatatggtctcgCGTTGTAACATTTAACCCTAAGGAAATCAATACATACGCGTAcgattaatttattaattaaacccCAAACTCATTCACCATATAAATATGGTATCAGTATTccaagtttttttctaaaaatcaaaccaatataGCCAATATGGATACTCTTGAAGCTCTTGTTTACGctctcatctccttcttcctctctctccaaCTCTTGTTCTGGAGATTCCGGCCACGTTACACTGAAGTTACGTCTACGTTGAGGCTGAACCGCCACCTTAACATCCGCGGCGGCCGTCTGACTTCCCGCAAGAGCTATAAGTTTGAGTTCATGTCTTATATGTCCAATAAAGCCAAGTCCGTCAATAAAGCACTAGAAGAGGCCGTTCCTCTCCGCCAGCCAGTTCTCAAGATCCATGAGGCTATGAGGTATACGCTTCTCTCGGATGGCAAACGTGTAAGACCAATGCTTTGCTTAGCTGCATGCGAGCTCGTGGGCGGACATGAGTCAACCGCAATGGCCGCTGCGTGTGGGGTTGAGATGCTCCACGCGTCGTCTCTCATTCTAGACGACCTCCCTTGCATGGACGACGACAGCCTCCGCCGTGGGAAACCCACTAACCATATAGTCTTTGGAGAAGGTATAGCCATATTAGCTTCTGATGCGCTCATAGCTTTGGCTGTCCAAAAGGCCGCCACATCAACTTTATCGGACGTTCCTTCAGAGAGGGTTCTCAGGAGCGTTCAGGAGATGGTGAAAGCAGTGGGGACGGAGGGGCTTGTTGCAGGTCAAGCGGCGGATTTGGCTGGAGAAGGTATGAGCTTTGATAATAACGAAGTGGGATTAGAGCATCTTGAGTTTACACATATTCATAAAACGGCTGCGTTGCTTGAAGCGGCAGCTGTCACGGGAGCTATAATGGGAGGTGGGTCGGATGAAGAAATAGAGAAGCTTAGGAGTTACGCAAGATGCATTGGTTTGATGTTTCAGGTGGTGGATGATGTGCTTGATGTGACGAAGTCATCGGAGGAGTTGGGGAAGACTGCAGGTAAAGATTTGATCGTCGGNAAATCATAGGAGCTTTGAAGACCATCCAAGGTTCAGTATTTTTCTCTAGCTAGATCATCAATTTTTGGACAAAaatgttttaggtttttgtttagttttgattcATGTGGGTTTGGTTTCAGGTGTATCATTTACCTTAGACGCACAACCAGCTATGGGATATCCGATGGCATACTTATGTGGGAACATTGAAATTGGAGTGCTCATGAAGATGCTCGTGAAGACAGGGATTGAACTGTCGGCAATGGAATATGGTGTCGAGTATAAAGATGCAAACTTAAACCCACCTCCCAAGAAACTTGAGGCTCCTCCTGCAAATGGAACTGAGACACAGCCCACAAAAGACACGGTGCCTCCTACACCTAAGGTTGTTAGTACATCATTAACGGAGCACAAACAAGTCATATACAAGAAGCCTCGCGGTTTTAGACggttattttgtaaataaaatcatGTCGTCATTAGAACCATAGCATCATTGTTTTGGAGACCAAAGAAAGGATCATTAAATAACACGTTTGaatgcaattattttttatttgtagatGACGTTTAAATACGTAAGAAGATAAATAATGTTTAATAcgaaagaagaaatatatatagaacaaaacGTTATCGTGCAAGCAGCCAGCTTTCTTAAGGGCTCCCCAACGTGACTCGAcgctgatatatatataacatattaacataTTCACTTTTTGCTCGGTTGGCAATGAAATGGGtttgttattacttattagtacTTTTTTTAGTGCCTCGTTTGAGTGCAATTGTAttcttaattatgtttgttGATAATCTTTGGttcgaaagaaagaaatataatgtTTTCATACATAACGATCACATGTTAAGTATGTTAAGTAGTAATGCATTTGTTTAGATTAGTTCTCAATTTCAGTCAGTCACATGGGAGTAATAAATgataattttgattatttttctcaTTGTGATTATAATAGTGCAATTATGATGTTTGAGATTTGACCAAAAGTGTATGTAGAACACATGTTATCGTGCAAGCAGCCAGCTTTCCGAAGGTGACTCGACGCTATTATAGATGAACTCATATTAATTACAACTTAAAACGACagataagcatatatatatatatggtctcgCGTTGTAACATTTAACCCTAAGGAAATCAATACATACGCGTAcgattaatttattaattaaacccCAAACTCATTCACCATATAAATATGGTATCAGTATTccaagtttttttctaaaaatcaaaccaatataGCCAATATGGATACTCTTGAAGCTCTTGTTTACGctctcatctccttcttcctctctctccaaCTCTTGTTCTGGAGATTCCGGCCACGTTACACTGAAGTTACGTCTACGTTGAGGCTGAACCGCCACCTTAACATCCGCGGCGGCCGTCTGACTTCCCGCAAGAGCTATAAGTTTGAGTTCATGTCTTATATGTCCAATAAAGCCAAGTCCGTCAATAAAGCACTAGAAGAGGCCGTTCCTCTCCGCCAGCCAGTTCTCAAGATCCATGAGGCTATGAGGTATACGCTTCTCTCGGATGGCAAACGCGTAAGACCAATGCTTTGCTTAGCTGCATGCGAGCTCGTGGGCGGACATGAGTCAACCGCAATGGCCGCTGCGTGTGGGGTTGAGATGCTCCACGCGTCGTCTCTCATTCTAGACGACCTCCCTTGCATGGACGACGACAGCCTCCGCCGTGGGAAACCCACTAACCATATAGTCTTTGGAGAAGGTATAGCCATATTAGCTTCTGATGCGCTCATAGCTTTGGCTGTTCAAAAGGCCGCCACATCAACTTTATCGGACGTTCCTTCAGAGAGGGTTCTCAGGAGCGTTCAGGAGATGGTGAAAGCAGTGGGGACGGAGGGGCTTGTTGCAGGTCAAGCGGCGGATTTGGCTGGAGAAGGTATGAGCTTTGATAATAACGAAGTGGGATTAGAGCATCTTGAGTTTACACATATTCATAAAACGGCTGCGTTGCTTGAAGCGGCAGCTGTCACGGGAGCTATAATGGGAGGTGGGTCGGATGAAGAAATAGAGAAGCTTAGGAGTTACGCAAGATGCATTGGTTTGATGTTTCAGGTGGTGGATGATGTGCTTGATGTGACGAAGTCATCGGAGGAGTTGGGGAAGACTGCAGGTAAAGATTTGATCGTCGGAAAGCTAACGTATCCGAGACTGATGGGAGTGGAGAAATCGAGGGAATATGCAGAGAGATTGAACAGAGAAGCTCGGGAACATCTTCAAGGGTTTAATTTAGACAAGGTGGCTCCTTTGTTGTCTCTCGCTGATTACATTCTCAACAGACAAAACTGACACTATTGCTCATCAAAAgcttaacaacaaaaatttgtgTCCAATGAAAAGTTTGATAAcaagaattcaaaatttggaTACGTAAAAAGAAAGCAATAAAACACACGAGACCCATATACAAACTTAGGCCTCATTCTACTTAATTGTTAACGGTCTTCACTTGTCCCTTTGGATGCAATCACTAAAGCAGGATAAATTGGGGTGTCCATCAATTTGTACTATATATTTCGCATACAATAATTCTGAAAGTTCTATATGCACATGCTAATTAACTAgttgaaactatatataaactaaaaataaagagataaataatacaaattaaagatttttcttATTCTTGATTGAGTTGTTGATGCTACTTTTTTTGTCAATGAACTTTCCAGTTTCGGAGATTGTTAACGAGAGATCTTGAGGGAACAACTTATTACAAACTAATTCTATATTGATTAGtactttattatttatttttttgtcaactattgaTTAGTACTTTAGTAGTAACACTAACAATTAATGGATTATGATTGGCttaattttttacttaaattcATGTTTGAATTATACTCCTTTATTGTTTTCCTCAATTATTCTATTAAAACGTAAATATCAAAcggaattaaaaatatttttcttttgcgtTTTGCATACACTAATTGCTTTCGCAATTTCTGTATATATGATGTATTAATGtttaagaaacagagagaaaattagtattttttttattaaagctAGCTCACATGTTAAGTAGTAAATGCAACGGTAATTATATGCATTTGCATACTTGTAAAATATCCGACGTCGGAAAGGTATAAGggatttaagtaatatataaagggttatgGTCTCTCAACTCATTGCCAATTAGTTTTGAGTTGAAAGCCCACGGTAAAGCCCGAAtttatatggtatcagagcaggttgTTTCTTGGGCCACTCCATGGATGTTGTTCCCACATATGCTCACGTTTCAGATAGTCATGCCTGAGCCTGAGGAGGGGGGTTAGGACCTCTCCACTTATTgctaattggttttgagttggaagcacACAGTAAAACCCGAATTTAATATTACGAATGAAACATGAGAGTAGTTAatgacaattttgtttttcctttataataAGGTTAGCGTGCAAGCCAACAGTTTTTGTAAACGCTCCCAACGTGCCCCGGCGCTATGAATCCATATACGATCCACATGATAATATTTCAACTTACAACGAGAGTAAGCTGTTTTTCATTGTGTGTTACGTAATTCAATTGCTTCAAAAATCAACAACTGTGATTTATTGACTAATTTAGTAAACTCGTCCACTATAAATATGGTATCAAGTATCAACAATGCGATTAAAAACGAACAAACCAAAGCCAAAGATGGAAAATCAAGAAGCTCTTGTTTACACtttcatctccatcttcatctctcttcaGTTCTTGTTTTGGAGATTTCTAAGGCCGCGTTTCAATGCCCGCCAGACCCGCCACCTTGATCCGCCCAGCCACACCATGACTGCTGAAAGCTATGAATCAGAGTTCTTGTCTTATATGATCCGCAAATCTAAGCTTGTCAATAAGGCACTCGACGAGGCTGTTCCAGTATGCCAGACGCCAGTACTGAAGATCCGTGAGGCCATGAGGTACACGCTTCTCTTGGGCGGGAAACGAATACGGCCAATGCTTTGTCTGGCTGCATGCAACCTTGTGGGTGGGAAAGAGTCAACCGCAATGCCTGCCGCATGTGCGATTGAGATGATCCATGCGTCGTCACTCATTCAAGACGATCTACCTTGTATGGACGACGACAGCCTCCGACGCGGAAAACCCACAAATCATAAAGTCTTTGGCGAAAATATAGCCATCTTGGCAGTTGATGGGCTCATAGCTTTGGCCATCAAGCACATCGTGGAATCCACCTCATTGGACGTTCCTCCACCGAGAGTTCTCCGTGCCGTTCTAGAGATATCGAAAGCCGTGGGAACGGAAGGGCTAGTTGCGGGTCAAGCGGCGGATTTGGCTGGAGAAGGAATGAACTTTGATAATAATGAAGTGGGTTTAGAGCATCTTGAGtttatacatattcataaaACGGCGGCGTTGCTTGAAGCGGCAGCTGTTATGGGAGGTATAGTGGGAGGTGGGTCAGATGAAGAAATAGAAAGTCTTAGAAGTTACGCGAGATGCGTTGGGTTGATGTTTCAGGTGGTGGATGATGTGACCAAGTCCTCGGAAGAGCTCGGTAAAACAGCCCGTAAAGATTTGATCTCGGAAAAGCTAACGTATCCCAAGTTGATGGGAGTGGAGAAGTCGGGAGTATATGCTGACAAGTTGAACAGAGAAGCTCGGGAACATCTTAAAACGTTTGATTCAGACAAGGCAGCTCCGTTGCTGTTTCTTGCTGATTACGTTGTCAACAGACAAAACTGACGTGTGTCTTAAAACTCCTTTATTTATTGTAACCTAATAAACcgagtaaaccaaaaaaatccaattttagtTCATGTAATCCATTCAAATTTAACTTGGTTTAGTTTTTGCTTAATCCGGGTAACCGAAGTAAGTCGTCTTCTTCGTATGCAGTAGTAGTGTCAAACACTGACGTGGCAGATTTCAATCTTTTGCTCTGTTCTTGCTTGTAGATGTGAATCTCAATCTCTCCATTATCATGCTCTCTTGATATTCTTAGGTTTCTCGTAATCTCCAGAAATGGGTTCTTCTTCAGAAACGGAAAGCGAAAGCAGAGGTTTTCAAAACCCAGATTGGGAAACAGAGTTTAATCGATTCGAGGATTCGATTTCATCTGGTTCGGCTTCAATTCGAGTAAGATCTATTATAAAGTTATCAGATTTAGCGACTCGAGTACCCGAGAGTTATATACTCCGTGCAATTCCGATCCTCGCCGGTCTTCTTCGTGTCTCCGATGATCCCAATCGTTCCGTTCAAGCTGCCGCCGCGCATTGCTTAAAACGTATCGCCTGTCACGGCGGTGAAGATGGCGGGTTTGCGGTTACGATGGGGAGGTGTGGTGCGATTGCTAGCTTGCTAGGGTTGTTACTTGAGGCgaatactaataataatggtGATGTGTTCCGGGGGATTTGGGTGAAGTGTTTGTGGAGTTTAGTTACTTTTGGATCTTCGATTCGAGTTGGTTTGGCTAGGTTAGGTGGTTTAGAGATTGTGATTCGTGAGTTGAATAATTGGGAAGATGATGGGAGTAGATGGTATTTGTTAGAGATCCTTAGTGCTTTGACAACGATACGTGAGAGCAGACGTGTTCTTGTTCATTCAGGAGGGCTTAAGTTTCTTGTTGAAGCTGCTAAAGTTGGGAACTTGGCGTCCAGAGAGAGATCTTGTCATGCAATCGGATTGATAGGTGTTACTAGACGAGCTAGGCGAATGTTGGTTGAAGCAGGAGTGATTACAGCACTTGTGGATCTATATCGAGATGGGGATAATAAGGCAAAGCTTTTAGCTGGTAATGCCTTAGGGATCATATCTGCTCAGACCGAGTACATTAGGCCTGTTACTGAAGCTGGTTCCATTCCTTTGTACGTTGAGCTTCTCTCAGGACAAGATCCATTGGGGAAAGATATTGCAGAGGATGTGTTCTGTATATTAGCTGTAGCTGAGGGTAATGCTGTTTTGATAGCGGAACAACTTGTGAGGATCTTGAGAGAAGGTGATAACGAAGCCAAGTTGGCGGCTTCTGATGTGCTATGGGATCTTGCGGGTTATAGGCATTCTGTATCTGTTATTAGAGAGTCTGGCGCTATTCCTTTGCTGATCGAGCTTTTGAGAGATGGATCCCTTGAGTTTAGAGAGAGGATTTCTGGAGCTATCTCTCAGTTGAGTTATAATGAGAATGACCGTGAGGCCTTTTCTGATTCCGGTATGATACCAATTCTGATTGAATGGTTGGCTGATGAGTCGGAAGAGCTCAGGGATAACGCAGCTGAGGCACTTATTAATTTCTCTGAAGACCAAGAGCATTATGCTAGAGTGCATGAGGCAATAAGCCATCCTGTGTTTCAGAGTATGCAGAGCAGACTTGCTAGAATCAGAGCTTCCCATGAACTAATGGTACGGTCAATTAGAAGGGTCACACTCGAACATCTTGTCCGGGATCCAGATCGTCTCTGATCCAGCTTTCCATCTGTTTTGATGGATGTTTATAATCTGACTTGGAAAGAAGGACTcaaatgttgttgtttgatttgcaattttgtttttgatacgTTTGTATACACATGTACTAATAAAAGTCTAAAAGATATCAAATTTTGAATGGATTTGGAATCTTCATCTTCAGTCTTCTTTTATATGATTCTGCATCCAGTGGTTGGACCGTAAGAGTCGTACACAATTTTATAAATCTCAGGCCTAGGCTGCTCGTTGTGAACCACAGGACATTGAGCGATGCAGCAATTGTGTAACGGACTTTCCATCAACTTGTGGCTTCTTCTCCGGCTTTACTTCTTCAAGAGTCTCTAAAGTTGCGAAACATGCTTTCTTCCTCAACTCAATTACCAAATAGGCTGCATCAACATCTTCTCCAATCACCACAAGCTCATCCTGAAATTCCCCTTCCACAGCCACTGAGGTTACACCTGCGATTCCAAGATACAGTTGTATAAAAGTTTCAACTTTTTAACCATTAGAAAACCAACCATTCTCGGTTTAAAACTTTGAATCTGTTAGACACTTACCATTTGCAACTACAGCTGCTTGCATTGCTTTCTTCCTGCATTTGTC is drawn from Camelina sativa cultivar DH55 chromosome 1, Cs, whole genome shotgun sequence and contains these coding sequences:
- the LOC104785098 gene encoding geranylgeranyl pyrophosphate synthase 10, mitochondrial-like; its protein translation is MDTLEALVYALISFFLSLQLLFWRFRPRYTEVTSTLRLNRHLNIRGGRLTSRKSYKFEFMSYMSNKAKSVNKALEEAVPLRQPVLKIHEAMRYTLLSDGKRVRPMLCLAACELVGGHESTAMAAACGVEMLHASSLILDDLPCMDDDSLRRGKPTNHIVFGEGIAILASDALIALAVQKAATSTLSDVPSERVLRSVQEMVKAVGTEGLVAGQAADLAGEAVTGAIMGGGSDEEIEKLRSYARCIGLMFQVVDDVLDVTKSSEELGKTAGKDLIVGKS
- the LOC104785143 gene encoding U-box domain-containing protein 4-like — protein: MGSSSETESESRGFQNPDWETEFNRFEDSISSGSASIRVRSIIKLSDLATRVPESYILRAIPILAGLLRVSDDPNRSVQAAAAHCLKRIACHGGEDGGFAVTMGRCGAIASLLGLLLEANTNNNGDVFRGIWVKCLWSLVTFGSSIRVGLARLGGLEIVIRELNNWEDDGSRWYLLEILSALTTIRESRRVLVHSGGLKFLVEAAKVGNLASRERSCHAIGLIGVTRRARRMLVEAGVITALVDLYRDGDNKAKLLAGNALGIISAQTEYIRPVTEAGSIPLYVELLSGQDPLGKDIAEDVFCILAVAEGNAVLIAEQLVRILREGDNEAKLAASDVLWDLAGYRHSVSVIRESGAIPLLIELLRDGSLEFRERISGAISQLSYNENDREAFSDSGMIPILIEWLADESEELRDNAAEALINFSEDQEHYARVHEAISHPVFQSMQSRLARIRASHELMVRSIRRVTLEHLVRDPDRL
- the LOC104785105 gene encoding kinesin-like protein KIN-12F, with product MADNRFTGGALPTSSKWSFLPKSVSAHLKPNSNPRSDIENFPPHDPNIHTPRNRSVSKSLNRRGEVSSSRRKGVSAVKLRNEVEEEEEEALNPHVKVVVRIKPTKEYCWKVKKVSNDSYSVQDRQFTFDSVLDSILNQDDVFQQVGVPLVRDALSGYNTSVLSYGQNGSGKTYTMWGPAGSMLEDPSPKGEQGLAPRVFQMLFSEIQREKMKSAGKEVNFQCRCSFLEIYNGQISDLIDQTQRNLKIKDDTKNGIHVEKLTEEYVDSYEDVAQILMKGLSSRKVGATSTSFQSSRSHVIFSFIVESWNKGASSRCFNTTRTSRINLVDLAGVGTNVRDATKHCVEEEKFLKKSLSELGHVVNALARNVHPGISDRSLHKTSCLTHLLQESLGGNSKLTILCNIFPSDKDTKRTMSTLRFGERAKAMGNKPMINEISEEDVNDLSDQIRLLKEELTRAKADICHSVGSKNDYFGAKSPRESLNQLRVSLNRSLMLPKIDNDEEEITVDEDDVKELHQQIKSLRGSFNQKLKKLPVSRESVSSSFVTAFDESELMDDDMDDDVICSEAEDKYFGESLKEHEEDSADAVNKSRTKEFALENSISVIPWRQSLILQEPIQSESPKIRDSLRKSIALSSSCLRNQNSLAQSIKSTCFAESQHIRSSLRGSTIFAGSTESLAASLRRGLDIIDNPQNPALNRCSVSLSSDNLTMQPSTEILQDDKPLTDDRLPLSPFCSSCRLCSSKLSSVVEGDGNHVEGVIEKQQKLEKLCIEQAAKIEQLTRLVEQHKLQTEDETEELVGASKGERLPSANENQYLSCTDVVESGQAEVITEKYDVKQIRDDDSKKTDFDIGEKEALLKEIEDLKAKLQTPVTMSTDELRSSLLARSFQLRNKTSEKDIEEERLKCTEMESEWISLTDELRVEIETQRTRAEKAEAQLKQEKLSSEELEDALRRSVLGHARFVEHYTELQEKYNELGSKHKATVEWITELKKAVAKAGKKGCGSRFAKSLATELSALRVERERERDLLKRENVSLKIQLRNTAEAVHTAGEVLVRLREAEQSASAAEEKLNEAEEENEKLKKKMEKLKRRHKLEVATIKKNLKQNTLPESALQPLNQKNSAIEEEGM
- the LOC104705803 gene encoding uncharacterized protein LOC104705803, with the protein product MQATPLTCVFGVNIGLKGYEKMLNKIYQGIGGLKLDVSNWLVYLRGEVDPIVFIKKLYVARRYVELFRIDYGYEENPQGTRRPNSHFMRCCFELNTLEISWYKKIIGALKTIQGVSFTLDAQPAMGYPMAYLCGNIEIGVLMKMLVKTGIELSAMEYGVEYKDANLNPPPKKLEAPPANGTETQPTKDTVPPTPKVVSTSLTEHKQVIYKKPRGFRRLFCK
- the LOC104785116 gene encoding geranylgeranyl pyrophosphate synthase 10, mitochondrial-like, which encodes MDTLEALVYALISFFLSLQLLFWRFRPRYTEVTSTLRLNRHLNIRGGRLTSRKSYKFEFMSYMSNKAKSVNKALEEAVPLRQPVLKIHEAMRYTLLSDGKRVRPMLCLAACELVGGHESTAMAAACGVEMLHASSLILDDLPCMDDDSLRRGKPTNHIVFGEGIAILASDALIALAVQKAATSTLSDVPSERVLRSVQEMVKAVGTEGLVAGQAADLAGEAVTGAIMGGGSDEEIEKLRSYARCIGLMFQVVDDVLDVTKSSEELGKTAGKDLIVGKLTYPRLMGVEKSREYAERLNREAREHLQGFNLDKVAPLLSLADYILNRQN
- the LOC104785125 gene encoding geranylgeranyl pyrophosphate synthase 10, mitochondrial-like, with protein sequence MENQEALVYTFISIFISLQFLFWRFLRPRFNARQTRHLDPPSHTMTAESYESEFLSYMIRKSKLVNKALDEAVPVCQTPVLKIREAMRYTLLLGGKRIRPMLCLAACNLVGGKESTAMPAACAIEMIHASSLIQDDLPCMDDDSLRRGKPTNHKVFGENIAILAVDGLIALAIKHIVESTSLDVPPPRVLRAVLEISKAVGTEGLVAGQAADLAGEGMNFDNNEVGLEHLEFIHIHKTAALLEAAAVMGGIVGGGSDEEIESLRSYARCVGLMFQVVDDVTKSSEELGKTARKDLISEKLTYPKLMGVEKSGVYADKLNREAREHLKTFDSDKAAPLLFLADYVVNRQN